The following coding sequences lie in one Phyllopteryx taeniolatus isolate TA_2022b chromosome 4, UOR_Ptae_1.2, whole genome shotgun sequence genomic window:
- the LOC133476574 gene encoding interferon regulatory factor 2-binding protein 2-B-like produces the protein MTAAARRQSCFLCDLPRMPWAFIWDFSEVVCRGCVNYEGADQVELVIDTARQLKRAQGLREGRAGGKPPPPPTTTTTAAKELHQPALGALASSRYPLTDRPPPRLGPEYQTATTRLVNGFPKADDPPELNRQSPTDPRRSGCVVPPGMVPLLNICHPHATAVLVPTEAAALRVDSHMAAESRSVRELMAVHALDARLKKEHMAAHGMMTYEGHAPSKTERGKNPRSLKRKASPEPDSKSTAHKLNDTEGSPWLPSHSEAVKMAPAAPAGFSPPGAAAPPPQNAQLPIAALILATDNAGVPKDGARVRRNSGTSPGPGGEAGVAGGVPLCCTLCHERLEDTHFVQCPSVALHKFCFPCSRASIKTQGASGEVYCPSGGRCPLAGSDLPWAFMQGEITTILAGDVKVKKERDS, from the exons ATGACCGCGGCCGCCAGGCGCCAGTCGTGCTTCCTGTGCGACTTGCCCCGCATGCCGTGGGCCTTCATTTGGGACTTCAGCGAGGTGGTGTGCCGAGGTTGCGTCAACTACGAGGGAGCCGACCAAGTCGAGCTGGTCATCGACACCGCCCGCCAGCTCAAGCGGGCCCAGGGCCTCCGGGAGGGCCGAGCGGGGGggaagccgccgccgccgccgacgacgacgacgacagcaGCCAAGGAGCTCCACCAGCCGGCCCTGGGGGCGCTCGCCTCCTCCCGCTACCCGCTAACCGACAGGCCGCCGCCTCGCCTGGGCCCGGAGTACCAGACGGCGACGACGAGGCTCGTCAACGGCTTCCCCAAAGCCGACGACCCGCCCGAGCTGAACCGCCAGAGCCCCACCGACCCGCGGCGGAGCGGCTGCGTGGTGCCGCCCGGCATGGTGCCGCTGCTCAACATTTGCCACCCGCACGCCACCGCCGTCCTGGTGCCCACCGAGGCGGCCGCGCTGCGGGTTGACAGCCACATGGCGGCGGAGAGCAGAAGCGTGCGCGAGCTCATGGCCGTGCACGCGCTCGACGCCAGGTTAAAAAAGGAGCACATGGCCGCGCACGGGATGATGACGTACGAAGGCCACGCCCCCTCCAAGACAG AGAGGGGGAAGAATCCCCGCAGCTTGAAGAGGAAGGCGTCTCCCGAGCCAGACAGCAAAAGCACGGCCCACAAGTTGAACGACACCGAGGGTTCGCCGTGGTTGCCATCGCACTCTGAGGCGGTCAAGATGGCCCCTGCCGCACCGGCTGGCTTCTCGCCCCCTGGGGCAGCCGCCCCCCCGCCACAGAACGCTCAGTTGCCCATCGCCGCCCTAATCCTGGCCACAGACAATGCGGGCGTGCCCAAAGACGGCGCCCGGGTGCGGCGGAACAGCGGCACCTCGCCTGGGCCTGGGGGGGAAGCGGGGGTGGCGGGCGGCGTCCCGCTCTGCTGCACGTTGTGCCACGAGCGCCTCGAGGACACGCACTTCGTCCAGTGCCCGTCGGTGGCGTTGCACAAATTCTGCTTCCCGTGCTCTCGCGCCAGCATCAAGACGCAGGGTGCCAGCGGGGAGGTGTACTGCCCCAGCGGGGGGCGCTGCCCTTTGGCCGGCTCAGACCTGCCCTGGGCGTTCATGCAGGGAGAGATCACCACCATCCTGGCTGGAGACGTCAAGGTGAAGAAGGAGCGGGACTCCTAA